From a single Brettanomyces bruxellensis chromosome 7, complete sequence genomic region:
- a CDS encoding uncharacterized protein (SECRETED:SignalP(1-20)), translated as MKSLSAIALAAFIGLQRVYASDSCVINYHTVTTVEYVYKPYPSDFTSQFSAVKSSASQSSEISTLDDEEDTTTATSSASSSSSLTTSSSSEVATSSSASSSESASSESTSSIQLGFVYNPSTSSFESTTSSSSLSEAVSTSASSTSASSTSTSESSTSKPSISSTTSKSSTSTSSTPSTSSSKTTSKSSSSTSSTAASTSTGFDFAQVYLDMHNKYRSLHEDTPDMTWNSGVAAVAQTYADSYSCDGVLSHSGNKYNGSGLGENLAYGYDFDDAGAVTAWYDEISDYNYDDPGFSEKTGHFTQVVWKSSTELGCGYKYCGSYYGYYIVCNYLPQGNIVSSGSDSAIYFEENVLPLKS; from the coding sequence ATGAAGAGTTTATCTGCTATCGCATTGGCCGCCTTTATAGGGCTCCAGCGAGTTTATGCCTCAGATAGCTGTGTGATCAACTATCATACTGTCACAACTGTCGAATATGTCTACAAGCCATATCCGAGCGATTTTACGTCTCAGTTTTCTGCTGTCAAGTCCAGTGCTTCTCAGTCATCAGAGATCTCAACTTtagatgatgaggaagacACTACTACGGCTACAAGCTcagcatcttcatcctcttccttGACCACTTCTTCAAGCTCAGAAGTTGCAACCAGCTCATCTGCAAGTTCGAGTGAGTCTGCAAGCTCCGAAAGCACGAGCTCAATACAGTTAGGATTTGTCTACAATCCATCTACTTCGTCTTTCGAGTCCACAACATCGTCCTCGTCTTTGAGCGAAGCAGTTTCAACCAgtgcttcttcaacttcggCATCGTCTACATCTACATCTGAATCATCTACATCTAAACCATCCATATCGTCTACAACATCTAAGTCGTCCACATCCACATCATCCACACCATCAACCTCATCCTCTAAAACAACTTCTAAGTCTTCCTCCtctacttcttcaacagcTGCATCCACATCCACAGGCTTCGACTTTGCTCAGGTCTACCTTGACATGCACAACAAGTATAGAAGCCTCCATGAGGATACTCCAGACATGACTTGGAACTCTGGTGTTGCAGCGGTTGCTCAAACATATGCCGACTCGTACTCTTGCGATGGTGTCCTCAGTCACTCCGGCAACAAGTATAATGGCTCCGGTCTTGGTGAAAACCTTGCTTATGGTTATGACTTTGATGATGCCGGTGCAGTTACCGCCTGGTACGATGAAATCTCTGACTACAATTACGACGATCCAGGATTCAGCGAGAAAACTGGCCATTTCACACAGGTTGTTTGGAAGTCAAGTACCGAATTGGGATGTGGTTACAAGTACTGCGGAAGTTACTACGGATACTACATTGTGTGCAACTACTTACCTCAAGGAAACATCGTCTCTTCTGGTAGCGATTCTGCTATCTACTTCGAGGAGAACGTCTTGCCTCTAAAGAGCTGA
- a CDS encoding uncharacterized protein (BUSCO:EOG09262N0U) produces MIQHISRATLNSVKNGTRNVFSLFDIGTHPQCCGAGLHAAQSRRTSSHRQQPEELIIMGKKYKTDLQTNVTPGILSLVGRDLYKDPNHPVGILRKIVEDQFEEPEYTKFDDFEPVVSTYENFDVLGFPKDHPGRSVHDSYYINNNYLLRTHTSAHEHKCFERCDSPGYLIAGDVYRRDEIDRTHYPVFHQMEGARHWDRSCYRSEQDMLASMEAEVAQLSKTTQGDVVVKDVGHDPVKNPTQPFMTEQETDLVAKHLKRMLEKVVASIFNAAKAAAKAAGSKEEYLNEPLKVRWVEAYFPWTSPSWEIEVWWKGEWLECLGCGVVRELVFENSEKKNTIGWAFGLGLDRLAMLLFDIPDIRLFWTLDPRFKNQFHSGQISLFKPYSRYPGTKRDISFWLPRGKDGETLPLNANDLMEIVRENSGDLAESVKLIDEFVHPKTGRKSQCYRVNYQSMDRSLTNDEVNALHQKSLKELVERFRIQLR; encoded by the coding sequence ATGATTCAGCATATTTCTCGAGCTACTCTTAATAGCGTCAAAAACGGTACCCGAAACGTGTTTTCACTGTTTGATATTGGGACACATCCACAATGTTGCGGCGCAGGACTACATGCAGCACAAAGCAGGCGGACTAGTTCACATCGACAACAGCCGGAGGAATTGATCATTATGGGGAAGAAGTATAAGACGGATTTGCAGACTAATGTGACACCGGGGATTTTGAGCTTAGTGGGGCGTGATTTGTACAAAGATCCAAACCATCCTGTTGGGATCCTCCGGAAAATCGTTGAGGATCAGTTTGAAGAACCAGAGTACACGAAGTTCGACGATTTTGAACCCGTGGTGTCGACGTATGAGAATTTCGACGTGCTCGGCTTCCCCAAAGACCATCCGGGGAGATCTGTGCACGATTCATACTATATAAACAACAACTACTTGCTGAGAACGCACACATCTGCCCACGAGCATAAGTGCTTTGAGAGATGCGACTCGCCCGGGTATTTGATTGCGGGCGACGTGTACAGGCGAGATGAAATAGACAGGACCCACTATCCGGTTTTCCACCAGATGGAGGGTGCTAGGCACTGGGATCGGTCTTGTTATCGAAGCGAGCAGGACATGCTGGCGTCAATGGAGGCGGAGGTTGCCCAGCTTTCGAAAACCACGCAGGGAGACGTGGTGGTGAAGGATGTGGGCCACGATCCGGTCAAAAACCCAACTCAGCCATTTATGACCGAGCAGGAAACAGATCTGGTGGCCAAAcacttgaaaagaatgctCGAGAAGGTCGTTGCCAGCATATTCAACGCTGCCAAGGCCGCTGCCAAGGCTGCCGGATCCAAGGAAGAGTACTTAAATGAGCCTTTGAAGGTCCGGTGGGTCGAGGCATACTTTCCATGGACTTCCCCATCCTGGGAGATTGAGGTGTGGTGGAAGGGCGAATGGCTCGAGTGCTTGGGCTGCGGAGTTGTCCGGGAGTTGGTGTTCGAGAACTccgaaaagaagaacaccATAGGTTGGGCATTCGGACTAGGCCTCGATCGTTTGGCCATGCTCCTATTCGATATTCCTGACATTCGCCTCTTCTGGACCCTGGACCCCCGCTTCAAGAATCAGTTCCATTCCGGACAGATCTCGCTATTTAAGCCATATTCCCGCTACCCTGGCACCAAGAGAGACATTTCGTTCTGGCTTCCCCGCGGAAAAGACGGCGAAACACTGCCTTTGAATGCTAACGACCTCATGGAGATAGTTCGTGAGAACTCCGGCGATCTTGCCGAGAGTGTCAAGTTGATAGATGAGTTTGTTCACCCGAAAACAGGCCGTAAGTCACAATGCTACAGGGTGAATTACCAGTCTATGGACCGGAGTTTGACCAACGACGAAGTCAATGCGTTGCACCAGAAGTCGTTGAAGGAGCTTGTTGAGCGTTTTCGCATCCAGTTGAGGTAG
- a CDS encoding uncharacterized protein (BUSCO:EOG09264T3S) produces the protein MLARLSGLSGLAFSSRALTHSIQPASHVVQITGRRFGHELAPRYTIQKKKQKGRVTVRTGESEKGNTLTFGDYGMRLKSQGLRIKADQLQAADTILLKFVKAGNGKLWRRLCTNIAVCVKGNTTRMGKGKGPFDHWAARVPTGKVVFEVANMHEQEAKDALRRACDKLPGVWEFIRTNTPIRVGLKTFKENKPAEKKNYLDLLKKSPSKQYANFLKSRQPEFRKYNGRR, from the coding sequence ATGCTCGCACGACTAAGTGGACTATCCGGGCTGGCTTTCAGCTCACGTGCTCTTACCCATTCTATACAGCCTGCTTCCCATGTAGTGCAGATTACAGGAAGAAGATTTGGCCATGAGCTTGCGCCAAGATACACAattcagaagaaaaagcagaagggGAGAGTGACAGTCCGGACGGGGGAGTCCGAAAAGGGCAACACGTTGACATTTGGAGATTACGGAATGAGGTTAAAATCACAAGGTTTGCGTATCAAGGCAGACCAACTTCAGGCTGCAGACACGATCTTGTTGAAATTCGTCAAAGCAGGAAACGGGAAATTGTGGAGGCGTCTCTGTACAAACATTGCAGTGTGTGTGAAGGGAAACACTACCCGTATGGGAAAGGGTAAAGGGCCATTTGACCATTGGGCAGCAAGAGTGCCAACGGGAAAAGTTGTGTTTGAGGTTGCAAATATGCACGAGCAGGAGGCAAAGGATGCGCTAAGACGTGCCTGCGACAAGCTTCCCGGTGTTTGGGAGTTTATAAGGACCAACACGCCGATTCGGGTCGGCTTAAAAACGTTTAAAGAGAACAAGCCGgcggagaagaagaactaTCTCGATCTTCTGAAAAAGTCCCCTTCAAAGCAGTACGCCAACTTCCTGAAATCGAGACAGCCCGAATTCAGGAAATACAACGGCCGTCGCTGA
- a CDS encoding uncharacterized protein (BUSCO:EOG09263OQH), with protein MSLWADKYRPKTLGQLTYHPDISKKLKLLAKSGDFPHILMYGPSGAGKKTRCMSLLHELYGSGVDRLKVDVKTFQTPSGRKLEFNVISSPFHMEITPSDMGNNDRIVIQELLKDIGQTESIDFAGLLKGEDTKVLSNNKKRFKVVIINEAEQLSRDAQAALRRTMEKFSANIRLVLICTSTSNIIDPIKSRTLAIRVGLPSIDECGQVLETILSHESMARKEFPSDQSERYEIYRHIADACNQNLRMGIMMLEALYMNNDKVTPTTAVIRPDWQLVIEELARGILKDRSVSKLQQTRSVLYELLAHAIPASLILKGLTLELWRDIDAFAGIKNRDQTKAEVVEAASVFDERLSLGSKDIFHLEGFVTRVMVVVEGDVSGETR; from the coding sequence ATGTCGCTTTGGGCAGATAAGTACAGACCTAAGACTTTGGGTCAGCTCACATACCATCCAGACATATCgaaaaagttgaagttGCTTGCGAAATCGGGCGATTTCCCACATATACTAATGTATGGCCCATCTGGAGCCGGAAAGAAAACCAGATGTATGTCATTGTTGCATGAGCTATACGGTTCTGGTGTGGATAGACTTAAGGTGGATGTGAAAACATTCCAAACTCCAAGTGGAAGAAAATTGGAATTTAACGTGATATCATCTCCATTCCACATGGAAATAACACCGAGCGACATGGGAAATAACGACAGGATCGTTATTCAGGAGCTTTTGAAGGACATTGGGCAGACGGAGAGTATCGACTTTGCTGGTCTTTTGAAAGGTGAGGATACAAAAGTTCTTagcaacaacaagaaaagattCAAGGTGGTGATCATAAACGAAGCGGAACAGCTCAGCAGGGATGCACAGGCAGCGTTGAGAAGGACAATGGAGAAGTTCTCGGCAAACATCAGATTGGTGTTGATCTGCACATCGACATCCAACATCATTGATCCTATCAAATCTAGAACTTTGGCCATCCGAGTTGGTCTACCCAGCATTGATGAATGTGGACAGGTGCTTGAGACAATTCTCAGCCACGAGAGCATGGCCAGAAAAGAGTTCCCGTCCGATCAATCAGAGAGATACGAAATATACAGACACATCGCCGATGCGTGTAACCAAAACTTGAGGATGGGAATTATGATGCTTGAGGCTTTATATATGAACAACGACAAAGTCACACCCACAACTGCGGTCATCAGACCAGACTGGCAGCTTGTGATCGAGGAGTTAGCCCGGGGAATACTCAAAGACCGCAGTGTTTCAAAGCTCCAGCAGACCAGATCGGTCTTGTACGAATTGCTAGCACATGCAATACCGGCAAGTCTAATCTTAAAGGGGCTAACACTCGAGCTCTGGCGTGACATTGATGCCTTTGCGGGTATCAAGAACCGCGACCAGACGAAAGCAGAGGTGGTTGAGGCTGCATCGGTCTTTGATGAGAGGTTAAGTTTGGGATCCAAGGACATTTTCCACCTAGAAGGCTTTGTGACTCGAGTTATGGTTGTTGTTGAGGGAGACGTGAGTGGAGAAACGAGGTAG
- a CDS encoding uncharacterized protein (BUSCO:EOG09261QR5), with translation MASRKILILYGSETGNAQDYAETLSLTYRYQGYQATVSAMDDLPASDLLDYHVLLVICSTTGQGEIPRNARHFWRFLLRKSLPGDLLSHIRFSTFGLGDSSYPQFNWAIRKIHARLLQLGAKEFCDRGESDEQSSEGSEAYFAAWTDLIAKSLPKLFPGDESSIKENVDFANAETLPPSFHLIVEKNKFKRLTDLDVKNIALSRVAVSGSSRSDRIPSQFEVVSVDRITASDHFQDVRRVILRKKDQTGGNLRFSSGDTLALYPTNEKSDVDKLIEIQGWEDVADYPLKIVPNHVEAKRSLSIPGGGFVKKLTLRSLITHHLDIMSVPRRSFFLQASQFTSDKRERDKLIELTRLEETQQLYDYANRPRRSILETVQEFFTLKIPLDYLLDIFPLIKPRLFSISSRCRQADEPDYNSLELTVGIIEYKTIIRRIRRGLCTRWIKTLNSGDVILGSVEHSRSKFRDDDKTPIILAYTGTGVAPVKCFVEDQMKQEKSQRRPMYIFSGNRYPDKDFLYGDLWKELEKEGAAKIFPAFSRDPEYVKKGRHYVFDRLYQEKKTVNDALVKKLGVFYLCGSAGKMPIQVRITMETIFAEENGWTDDHAKKYLIDMETSGRYIQDTW, from the coding sequence ATGGCCAGTAGGAAAATACTCATTCTCTACGGATCAGAGACAGGAAACGCCCAGGATTATGCCGAAACTCTATCTCTAACATATCGTTATCAAGGATACCAGGCAACGGTATCGGCAATGGACGATCTCCCTGCTAGCGATCTACTGGATTATCATGTTCTTCTTGTAATCTGTTCAACAACCGGTCAAGGTGAAATTCCACGAAACGCACGCCATTTCTGGCGTTTCCTTTTGAGAAAATCGTTGCCAGGTGATCTTCTCAGCCATATTCGGTTCAGCACGTTTGGTTTAGGTGACTCTTCCTATCCACAGTTCAACTGGGCTATCCGGAAGATTCATGCCCGGCTTTTACAACTTGGAGCAAAGGAATTTTGCGATCGTGGAGAGTCTGATGAGCAATCTTCAGAAGGTTCGGAGGCCTATTTTGCAGCCTGGACGGATCTTATTGCGAAGTCTCTTCCTAAGCTTTTCCCTGGCGATGAATCGAGCATTAAGGAAAATGTCGATTTTGCCAATGCAGAGACATTGCCTCCTTCGTTCCATCTAATTGTcgaaaagaacaaattcAAGCGCCTGACGGACCTGGATGTCAAGAACATAGCTCTTTCCAGGGTCGCGGTGTCCGGCTCATCTCGGTCCGATCGTATTCCTTCCCAGTTTGAGGTTGTTTCAGTCGATAGAATTACTGCTAGTGATCATTTTCAGGATGTTCGCCGTGTGATTTTACGCAAGAAAGACCAGACTGGAGGTAATCTGCGGTTCAGTTCTGGTGACACACTGGCACTTTATCCCACAAACGAAAAAAGCGATGTGGATAAGTTGATTGAGATTCAGGGTTGGGAGGATGTAGCCGATTACCCGCTGAAAATTGTCCCTAACCATGTTGAAGCAAAGCGGTCTTTGAGCATCCCTGGAGGTGGATTTGTCAAAAAGTTGACCCTTCGCTCCCTCATTACACATCACTTGGATATCATGTCTGTTCCTCGAagatcattttttttgcaggCAAGCCAGTTCACATCCGATAAAAGAGAGAGGGACAAGCTCATAGAGTTGACGAGACTCGAGGAAACTCAGCAATTGTACGATTACGCAAACAGGCCTCGCAGATCCATATTAGAGACTGTGCAGGAGTTTTTTACATTGAAAATTCCGCTAGATTACCTGTTAGACATCTTTCCTTTGATAAAGCCACGTCTTTTCTCGATTTCCTCCCGCTGCAGACAGGCGGACGAGCCTGACTACAATTCTCTTGAATTAACCGTCGGTATCATCGAGTACAAGACGATCATCCGCCGGATCAGGCGTGGACTTTGCACTCGGTGGATTAAGACTCTTAATTCTGGAGACGTCATCTTGGGTAGTGTTGAGCATTCTCGCTCGAAGTTTAGAGACGATGATAAAACTCCAATCATTTTGGCTTACACAGGTACGGGTGTTGCACCGGTGAAATGCTTTGTAGAGGATCAGATGAAACAGGAAAAGTCTCAGCGCCGTCCGATGTATATATTCTCGGGAAACAGATATCCTGACAAGGATTTCCTATATGGCGATCTTTGGAAAGAGCTTGAGAAGGAGGGCGCGGCAAAGATCTTTCCTGCATTTTCTCGAGATCCCGAGTACGTGAAGAAAGGACGTCATTACGTTTTCGATAGGCTCTatcaagagaagaagacgGTTAATGATGCATTAGTGAAGAAACTGGGCGTTTTCTACCTTTGCGGTTCAGCAGGTAAGATGCCAATTCAAGTTAGAATCACCATGGAGACCATTTTCGCTGAAGAAAACGGATGGACAGATGACCATGCGAAGAAATACCTTATAGATATGGAGACATCTGGAAGGTACATCCAGGACACTTGGTAA